The following are encoded together in the Juglans microcarpa x Juglans regia isolate MS1-56 chromosome 2D, Jm3101_v1.0, whole genome shotgun sequence genome:
- the LOC121249530 gene encoding replication protein A 70 kDa DNA-binding subunit B-like, with protein MWSRFVDGECRAISDIIEAKPTLLATRLKVGSYNGLSLSSQPTSVFTLNPVIPAATPLCQWTMLNHALLEEIVEKNLHHTTASASASTSNVDMKDIIKLDDLAGFLKSLQPMTKAKFWIKATICVVDLHQIFFYMSCIGCKKGTGYEQNEKFQCYHCKYMSNAQPRCRAYIEVDDGNGRLGAVMFGQIAEEALGCTAIELMEHTGKEHLPYIQNIAKLCSTKKWIIQLGADLDQLQKQRHKNFNVLSINAVNDENTPL; from the exons ATGTGGAGTCGATTTGTAGACGGTGAATGCCGAGCAATCTCTGATATTATTGAAGCTAAGCCAACTCTACTCGCAACACGTTTAAAAGTCGGTTCATACAATG gtctttctctttcatctcaaCCGACAAGCGTATTTACCTTAAATCCTGTCATCCCTGCTGCAACTCCATTATGTCAATG gacGATGCTTAATCATGCACTGCTTGAAGAAATCGTCGAAAAAAATCTACATCATACAACGGCATCAGCATCAGCATCGACATCAAATGTTGACATGAAAGACATAATTAAGCTTGATGATCTTGCTGGTTTTCTTAAATCACTACAACCAATGACG AAAGCAAAATTTTGGATCAAAGCAACTATTTGTGTGGTTGATCTCCATCAAATATTCTTCTACATGTCCTGCATTGGGTGTAAGAAGGGGACTGGATAtgagcaaaatgaaaaatttcaatgttATCATTGCAAATACATGAGCAATGCACAACCacg CTGTCGAGCTTACATCGAAGTTGACGATGGTAATGGACGACTTGGGGCTGTCATGTTCGGTCAAATTGCAGAAGAAGCTCTGGGTTGCACAGCAATCGAACTAATGGAACATACAGGAAAG GAACATTTACCATATatccaaaatattgcaaaattatGTTCAACCAAAAAATGGATCATACAATTGGGTGCAGATTTGGATCAACTCCAAAAACAACGtcacaaaaacttcaatgttcTCTCCATAAATGCTGTAAATGACGAGAACACACCACTTTGA